A DNA window from Elusimicrobiales bacterium contains the following coding sequences:
- a CDS encoding RNA polymerase sigma factor, producing the protein MNTIPEPPASLLATAADGDNRALNTIITDISRPVYRFCLSMLADAALAEDAAQDTLVKICSELESFEGRSKFSTWVYRIASNRCIDLLRRRKTRSEDSLDALAEARGGENALPSGSGEAETSRLADKLLVEAAMAKLEPQQRSLLALREVSGLSYDEIAEILAIPSGTVKSRIFRAREELLLVLRGLMPEEEKAHGTFDGAAASNG; encoded by the coding sequence GTGAACACTATTCCGGAGCCGCCGGCCTCATTGCTCGCGACTGCGGCTGACGGCGACAACCGGGCGCTTAACACAATAATAACGGACATCTCGCGGCCAGTGTACAGATTTTGCCTGTCCATGCTGGCCGACGCCGCTCTGGCCGAAGATGCCGCGCAGGATACCCTTGTCAAAATCTGCTCCGAGCTGGAAAGTTTCGAGGGGCGCAGTAAATTCTCCACCTGGGTGTACCGTATCGCCTCCAACCGCTGCATAGACCTGCTGCGGCGCAGGAAAACCCGCTCCGAGGATTCGCTTGACGCCCTGGCCGAGGCGCGCGGCGGCGAGAATGCCCTGCCCTCCGGCTCCGGCGAGGCCGAAACCTCCCGCCTGGCCGACAAGCTGCTTGTGGAAGCCGCCATGGCAAAGCTGGAGCCGCAGCAGCGCTCGCTGCTTGCGTTGCGAGAGGTGTCCGGCCTGTCTTATGACGAAATCGCGGAAATTCTGGCAATACCCTCCGGCACCGTCAAATCCCGGATTTTCCGCGCGCGCGAGGAGCTTTTGCTTGTCCTGCGCGGGCTTATGCCGGAGGAGGAAAAGGCGCATGGAACTTTTGATGGCGCCGCCGCGTCTAATGGGTGA
- the htpX gene encoding protease HtpX, translating to MRIAKRIFLFIAVNLLVLVTLSITLSLLGVGHYIGAQGINYGALAVFCLVWGMGGAFISLALSRLMAKWMMGVQVIDPDNAPPELAELAGMVHRLARAANLPKMPEVGIYESPEPNAFATGPTRSRALVAVSTGLLGAMDKKQTEAVLAHEISHVANGDMVTMTLLQGVINAIVMFLARIIAFAASQQVKEDMRPLIRFLITLALEILLSLLGSIVVMWFSRRREFAADSGAAKLSGARNMISALEALERAIDFRDPRQPESLATLKISGKPRSGIARLFASHPSIDERIAALKTLG from the coding sequence ATGCGTATTGCCAAACGGATATTCCTGTTTATAGCGGTAAACCTGCTGGTGCTGGTTACCCTGTCCATCACTTTAAGCCTGCTTGGCGTAGGCCATTATATCGGCGCGCAGGGCATCAATTACGGCGCGCTGGCGGTTTTCTGCCTTGTCTGGGGCATGGGCGGGGCTTTTATTTCGCTTGCGCTGTCGCGCCTGATGGCCAAATGGATGATGGGCGTGCAGGTGATAGACCCCGACAATGCGCCGCCGGAATTGGCGGAACTCGCCGGCATGGTGCACCGCCTTGCGCGCGCCGCCAACCTGCCGAAAATGCCGGAGGTCGGCATTTACGAAAGCCCCGAACCCAACGCCTTCGCCACCGGCCCGACCAGAAGCCGCGCACTGGTGGCCGTGTCCACCGGGCTGCTGGGCGCGATGGACAAAAAACAGACAGAGGCCGTCCTTGCCCACGAGATAAGCCATGTCGCCAACGGCGATATGGTTACCATGACGCTGCTTCAGGGCGTCATCAACGCGATAGTGATGTTTTTGGCGCGCATAATCGCCTTTGCCGCCAGCCAGCAGGTGAAAGAGGACATGAGACCGCTTATCCGCTTCCTCATAACCCTGGCTTTGGAAATACTGCTCAGCCTGCTCGGCTCCATTGTGGTGATGTGGTTTTCGCGCCGGCGCGAATTCGCGGCGGACAGCGGCGCGGCGAAACTCTCCGGCGCGCGCAACATGATTTCCGCGCTGGAAGCGCTGGAGCGCGCCATTGATTTCCGCGACCCGCGCCAGCCGGAATCCCTTGCCACCCTGAAAATTTCCGGC